From one Geoalkalibacter halelectricus genomic stretch:
- a CDS encoding TraV family lipoprotein: MNPITKSLILGLLLASGCSPYASKFNCPDTDPGKCVPVEQAYLESKGGRRPERAAEGEAALEAYRARLFSRMAGLLEEPAAPLVAPPKVMRVLFLPYRGAENELHMPRYTYFFVDEPRFVLGERARELED, translated from the coding sequence GTGAATCCCATCACAAAGTCGTTGATCCTCGGTCTGCTCCTGGCGAGCGGCTGCTCGCCCTACGCCAGCAAGTTCAACTGTCCCGACACCGATCCGGGCAAGTGCGTGCCGGTGGAGCAGGCCTACCTGGAGAGCAAGGGCGGCCGGCGGCCTGAGCGCGCCGCCGAGGGCGAGGCGGCCCTGGAGGCCTACCGCGCGCGGCTTTTCAGCCGCATGGCGGGGCTGCTGGAGGAGCCCGCGGCGCCCCTGGTGGCGCCGCCCAAGGTGATGCGCGTGCTCTTTTTGCCCTACCGGGGCGCCGAGAACGAGCTGCACATGCCGCGCTACACCTATTTCTTCGTCGATGAGCCGCGCTTCGTGCTCGGCGAGCGCGCCAGGGAACTGGAGGACTAG
- a CDS encoding TraB/VirB10 family protein — protein MSLKDRWRGLSPRKKRFAVVAAVSGSLMLFAVVGVLLRGEKREPVERQVKPQVLTPAPSLLKKDLYQESLRDLSRRDAELSELRQLVEDIQREKQQRASAVAQEPGETRSEADTLQGPPEVRPAGRVAPLTGYPPPPLPLPGPGGAPLPAAPPPPEPVLVVGGIAHVSASASAASEDKKKASRPSVYLPPSFMAATLLSGLDAPTVEAARGNPVPVLLRVKELAVLPNSVKADLKGCFVIADGVGNLADERAHLQLVSLSCISRKGEAVIDQKVKGFVVDEDGKIGLKGQVVAKMGANIARSMLAGFFGGAADAISATSTVTSVSPLGTTQTIPSGDILRVGAASGISQGFKDVQKFYLDLAKQTMPVIEVGATKDITLVIQEGVTLEIRETGGGW, from the coding sequence ATGAGCCTCAAGGATCGCTGGCGGGGACTTTCGCCCCGCAAGAAGCGCTTTGCCGTGGTTGCCGCCGTGAGCGGCAGCCTCATGCTGTTTGCCGTGGTGGGCGTGTTGCTGCGCGGCGAGAAACGAGAGCCCGTCGAGCGGCAAGTCAAGCCTCAGGTGCTCACCCCCGCCCCGTCCCTGCTGAAAAAAGATCTCTACCAGGAGAGCCTGCGCGATCTCTCCCGGCGTGACGCCGAGCTCTCGGAGTTGCGCCAGTTGGTCGAGGATATCCAGCGCGAAAAGCAGCAGCGCGCGAGCGCCGTCGCGCAGGAACCGGGTGAAACGCGGTCCGAGGCCGACACCCTCCAAGGCCCGCCCGAGGTGCGCCCCGCCGGGCGCGTGGCGCCGCTAACCGGCTACCCGCCGCCACCCCTGCCCCTGCCCGGCCCGGGCGGCGCGCCCCTGCCGGCCGCGCCTCCGCCTCCCGAGCCGGTGCTGGTCGTGGGCGGCATCGCCCATGTGAGCGCCTCGGCGAGCGCCGCGAGCGAGGATAAAAAAAAAGCCAGCCGCCCGAGCGTCTATCTGCCCCCTTCTTTCATGGCGGCGACGCTACTTTCCGGCCTTGACGCCCCCACCGTCGAGGCGGCGCGCGGCAACCCCGTGCCGGTGCTGCTGCGGGTCAAGGAGCTGGCGGTGCTGCCCAACAGCGTCAAGGCCGACCTCAAGGGCTGCTTCGTCATCGCCGACGGGGTGGGCAACCTCGCCGATGAGCGCGCGCACCTGCAACTGGTCTCGCTCTCGTGCATCTCGCGCAAGGGCGAGGCGGTGATCGACCAGAAGGTCAAGGGTTTTGTCGTGGACGAGGACGGCAAGATCGGCCTCAAGGGCCAGGTAGTGGCCAAGATGGGCGCCAACATCGCGCGCTCGATGCTCGCGGGGTTTTTCGGCGGGGCCGCCGATGCCATCTCGGCCACCTCCACGGTCACCAGCGTAAGCCCCCTGGGCACCACCCAGACCATCCCCAGCGGGGACATCCTGCGGGTGGGCGCGGCCTCGGGGATCTCCCAGGGCTTCAAGGACGTGCAGAAGTTCTATCTCGATCTGGCCAAGCAGACCATGCCGGTCATCGAGGTGGGAGCGACCAAGGACATCACCCTGGTCATCCAGGAAGGCGTGACCCTGGAAATTCGCGAAACGGGAGGTGGCTGGTGA
- a CDS encoding type-F conjugative transfer system secretin TraK, giving the protein MTPRPLTLMLAAALLGSVLPAPAAADGFADPSLTAPAGTNPWPTTVLPEISTRIRLSSTDVNRLVCSEDIRDLTFSQEKGIEVRIVGKNAFVKFTATRQGNRTLYSETPSEFFVVCGQSVYNLVSIPEQIPAQVVQLSSGQGERVRRNLALFEGLPLERKALRLIREAYADEPAESYLVRPLRRDLDLFAELELSLVREILVEGEGLRLRELVARLRPGQPGLRLKEEMFLRAELVDNPVAVAVEELLLQPGGTTRLFVVEVKPQGEDWSRWTAFAPGGLP; this is encoded by the coding sequence ATGACCCCTCGCCCCCTGACTCTGATGCTCGCGGCCGCCCTGCTGGGGTCGGTTCTTCCCGCCCCGGCCGCCGCCGACGGGTTCGCCGATCCTTCCCTGACAGCCCCGGCCGGGACTAACCCCTGGCCCACGACGGTGCTGCCGGAGATCAGCACGCGCATCCGGCTGTCGAGCACCGACGTCAACCGCCTGGTGTGCTCGGAGGACATCCGCGATCTGACCTTCAGTCAGGAAAAGGGCATCGAGGTGCGCATCGTCGGCAAGAACGCCTTCGTCAAGTTCACCGCCACGCGCCAGGGCAACCGCACCCTCTACAGCGAGACGCCCTCGGAGTTTTTCGTGGTCTGCGGCCAGTCGGTCTATAACCTGGTGAGCATCCCCGAGCAGATCCCCGCCCAGGTGGTGCAACTGTCCTCGGGCCAGGGCGAGCGGGTGCGCAGAAACCTCGCGCTCTTTGAGGGCCTGCCCCTGGAGCGAAAGGCCCTGCGCCTGATCCGCGAGGCCTACGCCGACGAGCCGGCCGAGAGCTACCTGGTGCGTCCCCTGCGCCGCGACCTGGATCTGTTCGCCGAGTTGGAACTGAGCCTGGTCCGCGAGATCCTGGTCGAGGGCGAGGGGCTGCGCCTGCGCGAGCTGGTGGCGCGGCTTCGCCCCGGGCAGCCGGGCCTGCGCCTCAAGGAGGAGATGTTCCTGCGCGCGGAGCTGGTCGATAACCCGGTGGCGGTGGCCGTCGAGGAACTGCTGCTGCAACCGGGTGGGACAACGCGCCTCTTTGTGGTCGAGGTCAAGCCGCAGGGCGAGGACTGGAGCCGCTGGACGGCGTTTGCACCGGGAGGTCTGCCATGA
- a CDS encoding type IV conjugative transfer system protein TraE, translated as MKLPLFIQKSSNLFAENRLLKLVVVVMGAATLHNSCTLNGLLDEQRTIIVPPGFEGAMEVRGHRADPAYLNQMGRYVAALGLSHSPATARRQFEELLTLYRPQSYAAARAMFYEMADTIEATQTSSVFHTQRIVQDENRRRLEITGTRLLYVQDKKIAEASSTYVLDYLMEGGRFWIVELSEKDAK; from the coding sequence GTGAAGCTGCCCCTGTTCATCCAGAAATCCTCCAACCTCTTCGCCGAAAACCGCCTGCTCAAGCTGGTGGTGGTGGTGATGGGCGCGGCGACCCTGCACAACTCCTGCACGCTCAACGGCCTGCTCGACGAGCAGCGCACCATCATCGTGCCGCCGGGATTCGAGGGCGCCATGGAGGTGCGCGGCCACAGGGCCGATCCCGCCTATCTCAACCAGATGGGGCGCTATGTCGCCGCCCTGGGCCTGAGCCATTCGCCCGCCACCGCGAGGCGCCAGTTCGAGGAACTGCTCACCCTCTACCGGCCGCAGAGCTACGCGGCGGCGCGCGCCATGTTCTACGAGATGGCCGACACCATCGAGGCGACCCAGACGAGCAGCGTCTTTCACACCCAGCGCATCGTGCAGGACGAGAACCGACGGCGCCTGGAGATCACCGGCACGCGCCTGCTCTATGTGCAGGACAAAAAAATCGCGGAAGCCTCCAGCACCTACGTCCTGGATTACCTCATGGAGGGCGGGCGGTTCTGGATCGTTGAACTCTCGGAAAAGGACGCCAAGTAA
- a CDS encoding type IV conjugative transfer system protein TraL translates to MQAKFPFYLSKPFKILFLEVDDLIVIGCCYLLAMLFGGFFWLSLVALPVAFHIFKRRMPQGFVANLPYFLGLVTLHGYPTFFEDEFAE, encoded by the coding sequence ATGCAGGCCAAGTTTCCGTTCTACCTCTCCAAGCCCTTCAAGATCTTGTTTCTCGAAGTCGACGATCTGATTGTCATCGGCTGCTGCTACCTGCTCGCCATGCTCTTCGGCGGTTTTTTCTGGCTGAGCCTGGTGGCCCTGCCGGTCGCCTTTCACATCTTCAAGCGCCGCATGCCCCAGGGCTTTGTCGCCAACCTGCCCTACTTCCTGGGCCTGGTGACCCTGCACGGCTATCCAACCTTTTTCGAGGACGAGTTCGCCGAGTGA
- a CDS encoding DsbC family protein, which translates to MKRIIATCVSGLLASTAAVTAWALDTSMDEANREHLKRAFPNLSITDFSETPLPGVYEVQAGEQIFYFSPQGYLFFGELWSKDGHNLTAESREALLSKAVGALPLDKAVRIGSGPHQVIEFTDPDCPHCRRVEKHLDGRADVTRYVFFYPLEALHPQARAKAQLILCAADREKALREVFAGRYDHQPIRLAAPCDADALLEEHLELARRLGVRGTPVLWVNGRQVSGADLARIDALLHRP; encoded by the coding sequence ATGAAGCGCATCATCGCAACCTGTGTGTCGGGTCTTTTGGCATCAACGGCGGCAGTCACGGCATGGGCACTGGATACGAGCATGGACGAAGCCAACCGCGAACACCTCAAGCGAGCCTTTCCCAACCTGAGCATCACGGATTTTTCGGAAACTCCGCTGCCGGGCGTCTACGAAGTCCAGGCCGGTGAGCAGATCTTCTACTTCAGCCCGCAAGGCTATCTGTTCTTCGGCGAACTCTGGAGCAAGGACGGACACAACCTCACCGCCGAGAGCCGTGAGGCGCTTTTGAGCAAGGCCGTCGGCGCGCTGCCCTTGGACAAGGCGGTGCGCATCGGCAGCGGCCCCCATCAGGTGATCGAGTTCACCGATCCGGACTGCCCTCACTGCCGCAGGGTCGAGAAGCATCTCGACGGGCGCGCGGATGTCACCCGCTACGTCTTTTTCTACCCCCTGGAGGCGCTGCACCCCCAAGCGCGGGCCAAGGCGCAGCTGATTCTGTGCGCCGCCGACCGGGAAAAGGCCCTGCGCGAGGTCTTCGCGGGGCGCTACGACCATCAACCCATCAGGCTTGCGGCGCCGTGCGACGCCGATGCCCTGCTGGAGGAGCATCTGGAACTGGCAAGGAGGCTGGGGGTGCGGGGAACCCCGGTGCTCTGGGTCAACGGGCGGCAGGTCTCGGGTGCGGACCTCGCGCGTATCGACGCGCTGCTCCATCGCCCATGA
- a CDS encoding OmpA family protein, translated as MRLFILAAVVVALVPRPALAESICRELYAPDFEPVAQSFSAPSFLITPECPPGRLTAPDHGEDLALRLGAPTVESHTTLPPQLPPCPIIPLTVLFDFGGVEPQAKDLARLDQFPAGCAVWIEGHACDLGSEIYNRELSQRRAAAVAGYLGARGVRVVRQQALGAAHPAGPERAANRRVVVGPASGAKAIREPGKVMEEP; from the coding sequence ATGCGTCTTTTCATCCTGGCGGCCGTTGTGGTTGCCTTGGTTCCGCGACCTGCCCTGGCCGAGAGCATCTGCCGGGAACTTTATGCCCCCGATTTCGAGCCGGTGGCACAGAGCTTCAGCGCGCCGAGCTTTCTTATCACCCCTGAGTGCCCACCGGGCCGCCTGACCGCGCCGGACCATGGCGAGGATCTCGCCCTGCGCTTGGGCGCTCCCACCGTTGAGTCCCACACGACTTTACCGCCACAGCTTCCCCCCTGCCCGATTATCCCGCTGACGGTGCTCTTCGACTTCGGCGGCGTCGAACCGCAGGCGAAGGACCTGGCGCGCCTCGACCAGTTCCCGGCGGGCTGCGCGGTCTGGATCGAGGGTCACGCCTGCGACCTGGGCTCCGAGATCTACAACCGCGAACTCTCGCAACGGCGCGCCGCAGCGGTGGCCGGATATCTCGGGGCGCGCGGGGTGAGGGTCGTCAGGCAGCAGGCCCTGGGAGCGGCCCATCCAGCCGGACCGGAGCGGGCCGCCAACCGACGGGTGGTCGTCGGCCCGGCGTCAGGGGCAAAGGCTATTCGGGAACCCGGCAAAGTCATGGAGGAGCCATGA
- a CDS encoding RES family NAD+ phosphorylase, protein MDILDNLSLRNIHQRLFRNVPELPAPAHPFDDLAADALDTEEADAFLKRLPPVPDEIDAFYHAIGYPFDPPHFTASRYSDGTFPVWYGALTSETTIYETAYHMVMDNLAIEGLSLGTQPIICHRHVYRVPCQALLIDLVGLENQEPRLVADDHRFCQQLARRLQAEGHPGLLAPSARTQGTNAAIFNQSVLGATEAGEHLTYVLRFADRHLEVRQDKAPPLRIEIAEWLALVR, encoded by the coding sequence ATGGATATTCTCGACAACCTTTCACTTCGCAACATCCATCAGCGCCTGTTTCGCAATGTTCCCGAACTCCCGGCACCGGCCCATCCCTTCGACGATCTCGCCGCCGATGCGCTTGATACCGAGGAGGCTGACGCCTTCCTGAAACGGCTGCCGCCAGTTCCCGACGAAATCGACGCCTTCTACCATGCCATCGGCTACCCCTTCGATCCTCCCCATTTTACCGCCTCGCGCTACAGCGACGGCACCTTCCCTGTCTGGTACGGCGCCCTCACCTCCGAAACGACCATCTACGAAACCGCCTACCACATGGTCATGGACAACCTCGCCATTGAAGGTCTTAGCCTTGGGACCCAGCCCATCATCTGCCATCGGCACGTATACCGGGTGCCTTGTCAGGCCCTGCTGATCGACCTTGTTGGACTTGAAAACCAAGAGCCGCGCCTTGTCGCGGACGATCACCGCTTCTGCCAACAACTCGCCCGCCGCCTCCAGGCCGAAGGTCATCCGGGCCTGCTCGCTCCCTCGGCACGTACCCAGGGCACCAATGCCGCGATTTTCAACCAGAGCGTCCTCGGCGCGACGGAAGCGGGCGAACACCTGACCTACGTTTTGCGCTTTGCCGATCGTCACCTGGAGGTGCGCCAGGACAAGGCCCCTCCCTTGCGCATCGAGATCGCTGAGTGGCTGGCCCTCGTCCGGTAA
- a CDS encoding MbcA/ParS/Xre antitoxin family protein has protein sequence MAEPAILQNQPAESEDQRSRIARMVMQLFGHWQISTDEQLELLGLRPKSRAVLSRYRRGEPLPLVRDMLDRAAYLLAIHRSLRTLYPENPEICYGWVKMRNRALGNLTPLEVMLKEGLLGLAKVSRHLDVRLTR, from the coding sequence GTGGCCGAACCCGCAATCTTGCAGAACCAGCCTGCCGAGTCCGAGGACCAGCGTTCCCGAATCGCCCGCATGGTCATGCAGCTATTCGGGCATTGGCAAATTTCCACCGATGAGCAGCTCGAACTTCTCGGGCTTCGTCCCAAGAGCCGCGCCGTGCTTTCGCGCTATCGTCGCGGGGAGCCCCTGCCGCTGGTGCGCGACATGCTTGATCGCGCCGCCTATCTTCTGGCCATCCACCGCAGCCTTCGCACCCTCTATCCCGAGAATCCCGAGATCTGCTACGGCTGGGTCAAGATGCGAAACCGCGCATTGGGCAACCTCACCCCCCTGGAAGTGATGCTGAAAGAGGGTCTTTTGGGACTCGCCAAGGTCTCCCGGCACCTGGATGTGCGCCTGACCCGCTGA
- a CDS encoding ParM/StbA family protein, whose translation MEHFICDLGFSALKWIHRQRKGRIVSAMQHEGGRLLIGDEALILAGSSYLKTIEELVHYYPVFVERAAREADIATGSARLVVGLPYGVWHTEKDEPAGMVATLRKLLSASGWPDALILPQGLGGVRLHLAESPRPQGNILGIDVGFNTVIFTLYAPERKTIIHGDTFYKRGVHQMATRHLLPAIRKFAPSRSFTPVEISCLIEEGFIQYGFDRHDIGREISQAARDYVEVILRDIRGELLAHAAGKSSFETVLLFGGGARLIREHLSAGNVNLVILDEPEFANAAGFSVIAARAQQPE comes from the coding sequence ATGGAACACTTCATCTGCGATCTGGGATTTTCCGCCCTCAAGTGGATCCACCGGCAGCGCAAGGGCCGCATCGTCTCGGCCATGCAGCACGAGGGCGGCAGGCTGCTGATCGGCGACGAGGCTCTGATCCTGGCAGGCAGCAGCTACCTCAAGACCATCGAGGAGCTGGTTCACTACTACCCGGTGTTCGTCGAGAGAGCCGCCCGGGAGGCCGACATCGCGACCGGATCGGCGCGGCTAGTGGTGGGGCTGCCTTACGGGGTCTGGCACACGGAAAAAGACGAACCCGCGGGCATGGTCGCCACCTTGCGAAAACTTCTGTCGGCCTCGGGCTGGCCCGACGCCCTGATCCTGCCCCAAGGCCTGGGCGGGGTGCGCCTCCACCTGGCGGAAAGCCCCAGGCCCCAGGGCAATATCCTCGGCATCGACGTCGGCTTCAACACGGTGATCTTCACTCTCTACGCGCCGGAGCGAAAAACCATCATCCACGGCGACACCTTCTACAAGCGCGGCGTCCACCAGATGGCCACCCGGCACCTGTTGCCCGCCATACGCAAGTTCGCACCCTCGCGCAGCTTCACCCCCGTGGAGATCAGCTGCCTCATCGAGGAAGGATTCATCCAGTACGGCTTTGACCGCCACGACATCGGCCGCGAAATCAGCCAGGCGGCGCGCGATTATGTCGAGGTGATTCTGCGCGACATCCGTGGGGAACTTCTCGCCCACGCCGCCGGAAAGAGTTCGTTCGAGACGGTCCTACTGTTCGGCGGCGGCGCAAGGCTGATCCGGGAGCACCTGAGCGCGGGCAACGTCAACCTGGTGATCCTGGATGAACCCGAGTTCGCCAACGCCGCCGGGTTTTCCGTGATCGCCGCGCGCGCCCAACAGCCGGAGTAA
- a CDS encoding helix-turn-helix domain-containing protein, with protein MGTNDAIAWVNAHRGMIISKARRLENFTPYERADYLQDAYEAAILATSVAQEKQLAFEACFWTLFRRQIAIITPNPLSPRHSGCTSPVTTHCREVDTVSERLSAPPQEKSPHDVERLYLAVREHLSEIERKVWVLALGVTRKGRLNNYEIAKELGCSVPNVRQAISRVVTRVARLVEEGRLEISPADIESRHLSVINGLAKKARAERAREPRPSEPRLKPRRNQAMNQMGERLRIVRGARTLEEFAKIFSIHKNTLANYEKGGRSPDAQFLMALCRAEDVDPGWLLGKADGRPSYRRELLEKTANTLSGMLPPSLGGRSGKLLVNLYERVEALGEEAHEEQIREIAQGLLELLKPAPAAHPQKLADGQGGTQWRTG; from the coding sequence ATGGGAACGAATGATGCGATCGCGTGGGTGAACGCCCACCGGGGGATGATCATCAGCAAGGCGCGAAGGCTTGAGAACTTCACCCCCTACGAGCGCGCCGACTACTTGCAGGATGCCTACGAGGCGGCGATCCTCGCGACCAGCGTGGCCCAGGAGAAGCAGCTGGCCTTCGAAGCCTGCTTCTGGACGCTGTTTCGCCGCCAGATCGCCATCATCACGCCCAACCCCTTATCTCCCCGCCATTCCGGTTGCACCTCTCCCGTGACCACCCACTGCCGTGAGGTGGACACCGTCTCCGAACGCTTAAGCGCCCCGCCCCAGGAAAAAAGCCCCCATGACGTCGAGCGGCTGTATCTGGCGGTGCGCGAGCATCTCTCGGAAATCGAGCGGAAGGTGTGGGTGCTGGCGCTGGGGGTGACGCGCAAGGGACGGCTGAACAATTACGAAATCGCCAAGGAGCTTGGCTGCTCGGTGCCCAACGTGCGCCAGGCCATCTCGCGGGTGGTGACTCGCGTAGCGAGGCTGGTCGAGGAGGGGCGCCTGGAGATCAGTCCGGCCGACATCGAGTCCCGGCACCTCTCGGTCATCAACGGCCTGGCGAAAAAGGCCCGGGCCGAGAGGGCCAGGGAGCCCCGGCCAAGCGAGCCAAGGCTCAAACCACGGAGGAATCAGGCGATGAATCAGATGGGAGAGAGACTCCGGATCGTGCGGGGCGCCAGAACCCTGGAGGAGTTCGCGAAAATCTTCAGCATTCACAAGAACACCCTGGCCAACTACGAAAAAGGCGGGCGCAGCCCCGATGCGCAGTTTCTGATGGCGCTCTGCCGGGCGGAGGACGTGGACCCGGGTTGGCTGCTGGGAAAAGCCGATGGGCGGCCCAGCTACCGGCGCGAGCTTCTGGAAAAAACCGCCAACACGCTCTCGGGCATGCTGCCCCCAAGCCTCGGCGGGCGCTCGGGCAAGCTGCTGGTCAACCTCTACGAGCGGGTGGAGGCCCTGGGCGAGGAGGCCCATGAGGAGCAGATCCGCGAGATCGCGCAGGGGCTGCTGGAACTGCTGAAGCCCGCCCCTGCCGCCCACCCGCAAAAGCTCGCGGATGGCCAGGGAGGCACGCAATGGCGGACGGGATGA
- the trfA gene encoding plasmid replication initiator TrfA, giving the protein MQANLRTNTAVEVSSVRLRQTVAVPMILRFRNEDPQTKKPLRRWQLWVSPEMCLLFGDGCLTRINWEQRLRLPVGIATKLHGYWSTHRRPFAVRVETLQKFCGSEMRPKHFKAQLIEALKHLKDEGFLLAWSIEHDRVQVMRPEEQASFDP; this is encoded by the coding sequence GTGCAGGCCAATCTGAGAACTAACACGGCCGTGGAAGTCAGCTCGGTGCGGCTTCGCCAAACGGTGGCGGTGCCGATGATCCTTCGCTTTCGCAACGAGGACCCGCAGACCAAGAAGCCCTTGCGGCGCTGGCAGCTCTGGGTGTCGCCCGAGATGTGCCTGCTGTTCGGCGACGGGTGCCTGACGCGCATCAACTGGGAACAACGCCTGCGGCTGCCGGTGGGCATCGCCACCAAGCTTCACGGCTACTGGTCGACGCACCGCCGGCCCTTCGCGGTGCGGGTGGAGACGCTGCAAAAGTTCTGCGGCAGCGAGATGCGGCCCAAACACTTCAAGGCGCAGCTCATCGAGGCGCTCAAGCACTTGAAGGACGAGGGTTTTCTTCTGGCCTGGAGCATCGAGCACGACCGCGTCCAGGTGATGCGGCCCGAGGAGCAGGCGAGCTTCGATCCCTGA
- a CDS encoding enoyl-CoA hydratase-related protein, translating into MNLPRVKDSSLEVAAGAAVLTFCRDDVRNALTGTALVEDLLATLAWANECLDVSVLVVTGEGAAFSSGGNVKDMQDRSGMFAGDVFTIQNSYRHGIQRLPLALQDAELPVIAAVNGPAIGAGMDLACMCDLRLASSRARFGETFVNLGIVSGDGGAWFLQRLIGFQKAAELCLTGRVIDAREALEMGLLLDVTDHSDLLPRAHELAARIAAKPRAALRLTKRLLRSAQHQDLQDFLNLCAAFQGMAHHSEEHGAAVADFLRVQSARGGGGGGAGGGGGGGGGWGVCFFFFFVWGVWCGTAPPRKPRPAFGADQNNLKGVSR; encoded by the coding sequence CTTGCCGCGGGTTAAGGATTCATCGCTGGAAGTCGCCGCGGGCGCTGCGGTGCTCACCTTTTGTCGGGATGATGTTCGCAACGCCCTGACGGGGACGGCCCTGGTGGAGGATCTTCTGGCGACTCTCGCCTGGGCGAATGAGTGTCTGGATGTGTCCGTATTGGTGGTGACGGGGGAGGGCGCCGCCTTTTCTTCCGGGGGCAATGTCAAGGACATGCAGGACCGCAGCGGCATGTTTGCCGGCGACGTCTTCACCATCCAGAATAGCTATCGGCACGGCATTCAGCGCCTGCCCCTGGCCCTTCAGGATGCCGAACTGCCGGTGATCGCCGCGGTCAACGGCCCGGCCATCGGCGCCGGCATGGATCTGGCCTGCATGTGCGACCTGCGTCTGGCGTCGAGCCGCGCGCGTTTCGGCGAAACCTTCGTCAACCTGGGAATCGTTTCCGGCGATGGCGGTGCCTGGTTTCTGCAGCGCCTCATCGGTTTTCAGAAGGCCGCCGAGCTTTGTTTGACGGGACGCGTCATCGATGCCCGGGAGGCGCTGGAGATGGGGTTGCTGCTTGATGTGACCGACCACTCTGACCTTCTGCCACGCGCCCACGAATTGGCTGCCCGGATCGCGGCCAAGCCGCGTGCCGCCCTGCGCCTGACCAAGCGGCTGCTCAGGTCGGCCCAGCATCAGGATTTGCAGGACTTTCTCAACCTCTGTGCAGCTTTTCAAGGCATGGCCCACCACAGCGAAGAGCATGGGGCGGCCGTCGCCGATTTTCTGCGAGTTCAATCAGCGCGGGGGGGGGGGGGGGGGGGCGCGGGGGGGGGGGGGGGGGGGGGGGGGGGGTGGGGGGTTTGTTTTTTTTTTTTTTTTGTTTGGGGTGTGTGGTGTGGCACAGCACCGCCCCGAAAGCCAAGACCGGCTTTCGGGGCGGATCAAAATAATCTGAAAGGAGTATCAAGATAA